From Pseudoalteromonas sp. DL-6, one genomic window encodes:
- the dnaB gene encoding replicative DNA helicase produces the protein MAKPDKQVDTLKVPPHSIEAEQSVLGGLMLDNQAFDRVAELVVSQDFYTRTHKLIFEAMTALAEIGDPIDLITISESLEKNNQLSGIGGFAYLAEIAKNTPSAANIDAYASIVRERAVVREMIGVANEIAEAGFNPEGRTSHDLLDFAESKVFKIAEQRTKSSDGPQSIHNILEKTVDKIEELYQSPQDGVTGVSTGYADLDKMTTGLQPSDLIIVAARPSMGKTTFAMNLAEHAAMTQDKPVLIYSLEMPSEQIMMRMLASLGRINQTKVRTGQLDDDDWARLSSTMGLLMEKGKMYVDDASGLTPTDVRSRARRIARDHGGISMIMVDYLQLMRVPSLSDNRTLEIAEISRSLKALAKELQCPVVALSQLNRTLEQRADKRPINSDLRESGSIEQDADLIMFIYRDEVYNEDSTEKGIAEIIIGKQRNGPIGKVRLTFQGQFSRFDNYAGPAVDDDY, from the coding sequence ATGGCCAAACCAGATAAGCAAGTCGACACTCTTAAAGTTCCTCCCCATTCAATAGAAGCTGAACAATCTGTTTTAGGTGGTTTAATGCTTGATAACCAAGCATTTGATCGCGTAGCTGAACTTGTTGTGTCACAGGATTTTTATACCCGTACCCATAAGCTTATTTTTGAGGCGATGACAGCACTGGCTGAAATTGGCGATCCAATTGATTTAATCACTATTTCTGAGAGTTTAGAAAAAAATAATCAGTTGTCAGGTATTGGTGGATTTGCATATTTAGCCGAAATAGCAAAAAACACCCCAAGTGCTGCTAATATTGACGCTTACGCGAGTATCGTGCGCGAGCGCGCCGTAGTACGTGAAATGATTGGCGTTGCCAATGAAATAGCCGAAGCAGGTTTTAACCCAGAAGGGCGAACTAGTCACGACTTACTGGATTTTGCTGAAAGTAAAGTATTTAAAATTGCTGAGCAGCGTACAAAAAGCAGCGATGGTCCGCAAAGCATTCACAATATACTTGAAAAAACCGTTGATAAAATAGAAGAGCTTTATCAATCACCACAAGATGGTGTGACCGGTGTGAGTACAGGTTATGCTGATCTTGATAAAATGACCACAGGCTTGCAGCCATCTGATTTAATTATTGTGGCAGCGCGTCCATCAATGGGTAAAACCACCTTTGCGATGAACCTTGCTGAACATGCCGCAATGACTCAAGACAAGCCGGTGCTTATTTACTCACTAGAGATGCCCTCAGAACAAATTATGATGAGGATGCTGGCGTCCCTTGGCCGAATTAACCAAACCAAAGTACGTACTGGTCAGCTAGATGACGATGACTGGGCGCGCCTTTCATCAACCATGGGGTTACTCATGGAGAAAGGCAAAATGTACGTTGATGATGCCTCAGGCTTAACACCTACCGATGTTCGCTCACGTGCGCGTCGTATAGCACGCGATCATGGAGGCATTAGTATGATCATGGTCGATTACCTGCAATTAATGCGTGTACCTAGTCTGTCTGATAATCGTACTTTAGAAATTGCCGAAATTTCCCGCTCACTCAAAGCATTAGCGAAAGAGTTGCAGTGTCCGGTTGTTGCTCTATCGCAGCTTAACCGTACTCTAGAGCAACGTGCTGATAAACGTCCAATTAACTCAGATTTACGTGAGTCAGGTTCTATTGAGCAAGATGCCGATTTGATCATGTTTATTTATCGTGATGAAGTATACAACGAAGACAGTACTGAAAAAGGCATTGCCGAAATTATTATCGGTAAACAGCGTAACGGTCCGATTGGTAAAGTGCGCCTAACTTTCCAAGGTCAATTTTCTCGCTTTGATAATTATGCGGGGCCTGCTGTAGATGATGATTACTAA
- the alr gene encoding alanine racemase, producing MRLATAEINLTALEHNLAQVKRFAPNSKVMAVLKANAYGHGLVTIAQHLNEADAFAVARIDEALALRAGGLTKPIVLLEGFFHQEDLPILLANNFQTIIHDEIQLKMLESAQLDAPLNCWLKINTGMHRLGIAPEQFDMFYQRLQASQNAQNKINLMTHFACADDVKNTKTVQQIALFDNLTQEVEQAHCLSNSAGIIAWPSGHGDWVRPGLMLYGVSPMANHTGKDHQLKPVMRLTTKVIAVRNVGAHEQVGYGGRWQSDKPTMLAVVALGYGDGYPRHAKEGTPVIINGHRYGIVGSVAMDMITLDIGNNVHNVEVGDEVIMWGPELPVEEIAQCADTISYELLCNITPRVSYEYQR from the coding sequence ATGCGCTTAGCCACTGCTGAAATTAACTTAACCGCGCTTGAACATAACTTAGCGCAAGTAAAACGCTTTGCGCCCAATAGTAAAGTCATGGCCGTGCTTAAAGCGAATGCATATGGGCATGGTTTAGTCACTATTGCGCAGCACTTAAATGAAGCAGATGCATTTGCGGTTGCGCGTATAGATGAAGCGTTAGCACTGCGTGCCGGTGGCCTTACAAAACCGATTGTGTTGCTAGAAGGTTTTTTTCATCAAGAAGACTTACCTATTCTACTGGCGAATAATTTTCAAACTATTATTCATGACGAAATACAGCTAAAAATGTTGGAAAGTGCGCAGCTAGATGCGCCCTTAAATTGCTGGTTAAAAATAAATACCGGCATGCATCGTTTAGGTATTGCGCCTGAGCAGTTTGATATGTTTTATCAGCGCCTACAAGCCAGCCAAAATGCACAAAACAAAATAAATTTAATGACCCATTTTGCCTGTGCCGATGATGTAAAAAATACTAAAACAGTGCAGCAAATTGCTTTGTTTGATAATTTAACCCAAGAGGTTGAGCAAGCCCATTGTTTATCGAACTCAGCAGGAATTATAGCGTGGCCGAGTGGTCATGGTGATTGGGTTCGACCTGGGCTAATGCTTTACGGTGTATCGCCTATGGCCAATCACACAGGTAAAGATCATCAATTAAAGCCTGTAATGCGCTTAACTACTAAGGTGATAGCAGTGCGTAATGTGGGGGCACATGAGCAAGTAGGCTATGGCGGTCGCTGGCAAAGTGATAAACCTACGATGTTGGCTGTGGTTGCACTGGGCTATGGTGATGGTTATCCGCGTCATGCGAAAGAAGGCACACCTGTGATTATAAATGGTCATCGTTACGGTATTGTGGGTAGTGTAGCCATGGACATGATCACCCTTGATATAGGTAATAACGTGCACAACGTCGAAGTGGGTGATGAGGTGATTATGTGGGGACCCGAGTTACCAGTAGAAGAGATTGCACAATGTGCTGATACCATTTCTTACGAGTTATTGTGTAATATTACACCGCGCGTAAGTTATGAGTACCAGCGATAA
- a CDS encoding DUF2960 domain-containing protein, protein MARRITYTFKNQPREINFAKDKYHDMYQAIAAAEGIDLTNYLNMVRQIEMTSKGSSAVRNFRDQEFARMGFSDIYFIKE, encoded by the coding sequence ATGGCACGCAGAATTACCTATACTTTTAAAAATCAACCGCGCGAGATTAACTTCGCAAAAGATAAATACCACGATATGTATCAGGCTATTGCGGCTGCTGAGGGTATTGATTTAACTAACTACTTAAACATGGTACGCCAAATTGAAATGACCTCTAAAGGGTCATCAGCTGTGCGTAACTTTCGTGACCAAGAATTTGCGCGTATGGGCTTTAGCGATATTTACTTTATAAAAGAGTAG
- the pnuC gene encoding nicotinamide riboside transporter PnuC — protein MDFITQILSGFTAMSHWEYIAVALSMAYLLLAIKENLWCWPAAFFSTLIYTIMYWNGALLMESLLNFYYMYMAVFGWVVWRKGKANQAQRLITSWPVNRHIILIVLTTLASLAIGYVMQNYTHADFAYLDSFTTCFAVVTTYLVAKKVLENWLYWIVIDAASMYLYYEKGYYPTLVLFIFYTIMAAWGFKTWYEEYEQSQAKPMAQL, from the coding sequence ATGGATTTTATAACGCAAATACTTAGTGGTTTCACTGCCATGTCGCATTGGGAGTATATTGCGGTGGCTTTATCAATGGCGTATTTATTATTAGCCATAAAAGAGAATTTATGGTGCTGGCCTGCGGCTTTTTTTAGTACGCTTATTTATACCATTATGTATTGGAATGGCGCGTTGCTAATGGAGTCATTACTGAACTTTTATTATATGTACATGGCCGTGTTTGGTTGGGTTGTGTGGCGAAAAGGTAAAGCTAATCAAGCGCAACGGTTGATTACATCGTGGCCTGTGAACCGACATATCATTTTAATAGTATTAACCACCCTAGCGTCATTAGCGATTGGTTACGTGATGCAAAATTACACCCATGCAGATTTTGCCTACCTAGACAGTTTTACCACCTGCTTTGCAGTAGTCACTACTTATCTCGTGGCTAAAAAAGTACTCGAGAATTGGCTATATTGGATAGTGATTGATGCCGCATCAATGTATTTGTATTACGAAAAGGGTTATTACCCAACACTCGTGCTTTTTATATTCTATACTATTATGGCGGCGTGGGGGTTTAAAACGTGGTACGAAGAATATGAGCAAAGCCAAGCAAAACCAATGGCGCAACTCTAA
- a CDS encoding phosphotransferase, producing the protein MNPHSQLVNICSAFLAPSIITSTEYLVNGLSNDNFLIRTDTQSYLLKCYQSYWPELALQAQCELSKQQVCPAPIWLDKQNKRAAFNYIEGEVAESYLAMPLLAKLVKVHAHTTDTQTMNIALELQAYRHLVVFKEFDKHIDKVLESIANMPIEHGFCHNDLVKENIVVNPQGVYLIDFEYAQKNDVYFDLAALAVSFNLDSATKHALLKSYQAYTPSEQFYLSMHKLECYQIVYLLLCIGWYEQRAINNKVVVLRAQLDELIASVGS; encoded by the coding sequence ATGAACCCGCATTCTCAGTTAGTTAATATTTGTAGTGCGTTTTTAGCACCTAGTATAATAACCTCAACAGAGTACTTGGTTAATGGTTTAAGTAACGATAACTTTTTAATACGTACTGACACTCAATCTTACTTATTAAAGTGTTATCAATCATATTGGCCAGAACTCGCGCTTCAAGCTCAGTGTGAACTCAGCAAACAGCAAGTTTGCCCTGCACCTATCTGGCTTGATAAACAAAATAAACGTGCGGCTTTTAATTATATAGAGGGAGAGGTTGCAGAGTCTTATTTAGCTATGCCGCTACTTGCTAAACTGGTTAAAGTACATGCACATACGACAGATACTCAAACGATGAATATCGCACTTGAATTGCAAGCCTATCGGCATTTAGTGGTGTTTAAAGAGTTTGATAAGCACATAGATAAAGTGCTAGAAAGCATTGCCAATATGCCCATAGAACACGGCTTTTGCCATAATGACTTAGTGAAAGAAAATATAGTCGTTAATCCGCAGGGCGTGTATTTAATCGACTTTGAATACGCTCAAAAAAATGATGTTTACTTTGATCTTGCTGCGTTAGCCGTTAGTTTTAACTTAGATAGTGCAACTAAGCATGCTTTGCTTAAAAGTTATCAAGCATATACGCCATCAGAGCAATTTTACTTATCTATGCACAAGCTTGAGTGCTACCAGATAGTTTATTTACTGTTATGCATTGGCTGGTATGAGCAACGCGCCATCAACAACAAGGTTGTTGTACTGCGCGCGCAATTAGATGAGCTTATAGCATCAGTGGGTAGTTAA